A region of the Paramormyrops kingsleyae isolate MSU_618 chromosome 6, PKINGS_0.4, whole genome shotgun sequence genome:
AGTATGTTTTTCATTGCCTGTAAACCCTGGAGTGGAGTATTGCCATTAGTagtttctgttattttttttagagGATTCTAGCATATACTCTTAAAACTGGATTCAAAGTTTTCATGTTACTTACAATGATACCATAATAATTACAACCCAATGTTCCTTAAAACATTTCTACATTTACCCTCTTCTAGGAGATGACAAGGACTAGGGCTCACATTTAATGATTTCCCACCTACTTCAGTGACGGAGAAGTCTAATCACGTCTACACAAATAAGATTGTTTTCCACTCCCGTCGATAACCCAGTGGATGACTGATTTTACACCGATAAGTAACTTGAATTATCATTACTTATCAGTCACCACAATGTCACTGCAAGAAcactgtgtatttttttatgtcTCAGAGAGGTTAGTTAATGCAAATAGTTATATCTCACTTATTGGCTGAGGAATAATTTCCCTGAATACAGATGAAGCAAATCCATACACTCATAACCAAAGTATTGGTGAGGCCAAGATTCAGCTGAAAGACTCTCCGAGACTCTCAGCATGTAGACTCTCTGCTTAAGGCTTTCCAGAGCTCTGTGGTGTAACATATAGACTGAAAGACACTCTGAGACTCTCAGCATGTAGACTCTCTGCTTAAGGCTTCCCAGAGCTCTGTGGTGCAACATATAGACTGAAAGACTCTCTGAGACTCTCAGCATGTAGACTCTCTGCTTAAGGCTTTCCAGAGCTCTGTGGTGCAACATATAGACTGCGCTGTTTTCTCAACCTAAATACATCACAGGGCTTAGGTGTGTGTGGGGATTACAGGCTGAAGTATTACAGCCCTCTGTTTCAAACCACTTTCATCAGACTGGTTAAAGGAGCCTTAGTCACCTATTAGTAACATCTTCATATTCCAAACAGGCCTCTTCACCATCGATGCAGGAGGctgcatttattatttaaatccaTGCGACACTGCAGCCTGCGGCTCCCTGCTCATTTCCCTCAAACTGCAGTTTGACTCGGTAACACAGAGGTGAAAAAACTATACATGCTGCAGTTAAGGTCCCTCTCCCCTCATGACAGCTGCCTGATGCAACTTCCTGAAAAGGATGCACCATTTCCCCTTTCGGTGAGCCCAGTGCAACAATGCCCCCTCGCGTGACACGTGGCTTGTGCAAGCGGCTGCACAGCCCTGGGGTTTCTCTGCCActtgcccccccctccctcatttGTCTTATGTGAACTTTGAAATAGCAGTAATTCAGTTTGTACATCACTGCTGCAGAATGTAAAAGACGGAAATAAGTATTTTCCCCTGGACACCaatgctccccccccctcctgaaAGCTGTGAGAGAGATGACACGACACACCACATTCAGTACTCTACTAGAAATACAACATAAGATTAAACCATAGTATCCCACATAAACTAATATCatactaaacacaaatatgTTATCTCCCTTTGAACTATGGGTCCTGGGATTATCCAGTAGAAAAAATGGATGTCAAATTTATTCACTCAGAGAACTTGTCCTTCAGCCAGAATTCTTTAACTTCACTGATGCAAATAATTCAATTCTTGTATTACTTACACCTGTCATTTCCGCAAATTATGCTATTTCAtatagcagcagcagcagtctgTAACTCGGGGGTGGcgaggtggtgcagtggttgccGCACACCactgggacccgggttcgagtctctgccagggttccatgtgtgaggcgtttgcatgttctccctatgtCGTCGTGGGTtttccggtttccccccacagtccgaagacatgctgaggctaattggagttactaaactgcccgtaggtgtgcatgtgtgagtaaatggtgtgtgaatgtgccctgcgatgggctggccccccgtccagggttggaaaatggatggatggagtctGTAACTCGCTAAAATGTCCATCAAAGGTAAACCTGCCCAAACTACAAGGAAGGGatccttaaaaataaataaccccCCCCGTAAATCACCTTAAggtgaaataaaaaatgcaaaccATAACATAGTTTATTACATGTCACTTACATCACAGGCTtggtgttttaaaataaaaagtacataaaaaaagaaacattaagAAAATGGCTACCTTGATACAGCAAATGACAAGTATGCCTAGGACACACTAGATCGCCCTCTTGTGGCAGAAGATGAGTGGTTCTACTCTAGTGTTCTTTTAAAGAGCCCAGCAAATGAAACAAGATCATGTGAAGAACCAGATTCTGGCTTAACTCATGGGGTGAAACCGAGCAGTGGTGAGGGTGACAGGTCACGCTTATGTCTTCACGGCCGTGTCCCTGGACTTGTAAATCACCCCTCTGCTCTTCAGCTCCCTCACGACACCTGACagagaaagaggaagaggaagcgTGAGAAGCGGCAGTGAGGGGAGGAGATGGCGTGTGGCTCACGGCCGCAATTGGGCTCCAGGTGGCGGAAATTTAATGAGAACAGATGACAGCGGAGCGTCACACGTCTCGTACCCGGCGGAAGCCGGCCGGTCACTGTCACTGCATAAACCCCAGGCTTGAAGTTACCTAGTGGggagcaggcagagagacatttttattataaaacaggtTTCCCTTAACCATCTGAAAGATGACCACATTATTGTTACTCTACCATGTTTTCAAGGTTCAGTAACATACTACAATCATGCTTTATTTATTACAAGATTATACATTTCATAGCTTTTCCCCAAAGACAAAAATCACTCACTGATTCGCTGCCATTTGGCTACCCAGCTGTCTTCTGGGCTCATCATCGCTATGACCCTGGAGAACAAAAGATGGGTCATCAGACACACAGAATGAAgatttaaaatgacatttgGTACAGTAACTGTGAGTGGGGCTATACCCATCAAAGGAAGAGCTTGTGCACTCATACACCATCTCCCGGTTCCCCTTCATCTGCAGGTAGGATTCACAGTTGTCGCAGCCATCATATTCAAACTGATCAATAGTCTGTATAAGGTGAAAAGCAAAACCCCAAAAAGGACAAGTTAAGCAGATAAAGCATGGCTATTTCGCTTGCTCGATTTGTCAGAACAACTCCACAGTTGTTACTGCATTAATCTTTAATTAACCAACTATGGCCAAACAAGTGGCTACAATACTAAAGATGCGTTAATAGGAAGCAAGGGTTTTATTACGACATATTTAAGCATCACCTATACAGGAAGAAACGTTTGAAACAAAGAGAAGTGAGTGACGCCTTCAAAACTAAGGGTTCCCAACCCCCGGTCCGTGGTCAGTATTTCACCGGGCGGTGGAACGCTGGGGATTATGGGGCTGGttaatttataaaaattaattgtatgttttcattgttttcagCCCCTCACGTTCGCACTTATTGTTCGCATCTGAAGAAAATGTAAATAGTTACACTGGTGAAATCGCCGATTAATCCACCGGCACCATCCGCGGtctatgtatttttttgtaccATGCAGACCAGTCGGCAAACATCAAAAAGTTGGGACGCCCTATTCTAAGCGGTTTCAATTTCACATGAGTACTAGGTACTTGGTAAATTAGCGAAACAGTATTTAATACAATTACGACTCGCTCATATACACAATGACAGCAAGATTCCTATACagtttaaaatgacattttacaaGATCGTAAATGTATAAAACTCAACTCGAACATGAATCCTACCTTAACAAGGGAACACAATAAGCAAGCTCGCAAATGGCGAAGATCCTTGGGTACCGTCTCCAGCGCCATTCGGCTGTGAAGCAGAACGACgtatttaatataatttttcaaAGATTTCGTGTTTTTAAACGCAAGCTGAGAACACCACTGAGAGCGGAATAAAGACGACTTCCGGCGCCTTGAATTTGCGTCACATGTACGCACTGAGAAAGACGTACTCTGataaaattttattattattattgatgctTATCAAACAAACACAGCAATTTGACCTTTAACATTGCACACACAATGTTCCACGGTAACCAGACTGTAACCGCAACACAAATCACAAAAGAAAAAAGGggaatatatatacatacatatgcaGCCAACCATGCAAAGCAACCcaaaaaacttttaaaagccTAAGAATAACATTACCAAAATAAAACAGGTGTTCCTGTGATTCTACATCTCTCTCATAAACTGTACTTAAATTTTCCTAATGAAATCTGAGTCTTAAAAATTCTGTACTCAATATTGCTCGCCAcacccagagagagagagagagagagagagagagagagagagagagagatttgtaattatattttcatggggactctccattcacttctatggggaaaactttaatcacagcatgacgaccttaacccactacccagccctaaccttaactataagtaaacaaataaaaaaaggagacttttggcatttttacctttttcattgcattcacagatctttgtggggacctgaaaaattatCACCACAACGTCAAAAATGAAACAGGcctttattacattgtgggggacaaaATAGCTCTTTGTACTGATTAATGATATAAGGACTAATTATTTCACTTCGGGTAAGAAACAAGCGGGACCATAGTTATAGATGACATCCCACGGACATTTGATTGATTTCAGGCGGATGAAGGAGGTTGCTGGTGGCGACTTTTCAAACTACTTCCTGTATCTGCTAGGCCGAATAATGGATCGGAAAGTAATTGACAGAGTGCACCATTATGAAAAGAAGTTGCATTATGAAATACAAATCTGGTTTGGAAACCATCGTTCGGAAATTTTATTGAAAGTTGGGAGAACCAATAAAGAAAATAGTTACGCTAATGAAGAAAACGACTTGTCCCGCACGTTTGTAATTTAGcaaacatgcatgcatgcagttgTAAAGGTGATAGCAGCCTATGAATATAAAATTGAATCCCTTTTTGCTCTTCAGGTATATATTTTAAGTTAGCTGAAGTATGTGCATGGACAATTCCAAATATTTACAATATTGTTTCACTTTTACAAAATTGACGAAGCTGTATATTAACCACACATTTTCAAGAATACGTAAACATTGGCGCATGAAGCCGCTTATCACCGGTTAACAGGACCGCCACATAAACCGTAAACACATAAACACCGGcaagctggggggggcgggcagtGCAGAGATCATCCTTGTTATAGCAGCTAATTAGATTTTAGTAATACTTAATAATGCCGTGTATACTGATTGCTGGGATGTTACTTTGTGCGCACTTGATAATTAAGCTGCGCACACAATACATTATCGTGAACGTGAAATCAGCCGAACTTTAAAGCAAAGGGTCAATTAAACCTGGTCCTGCAGATCtgcctttattatttatttgtccaATAAATGTTGTGTACTGTTCCATAAGTAACTGTTCAAAACACAATATACTTGAGCTGTCTTAGAGTTATTAGCCTATTGATGAATCCAGTGCATGGAAATACATACCAGTAAtatgaaaatccaaggggttgTCTCATGTTTCAGAGTGTGCTATATGAACTCAGGACATACGAAGATTCAAAACAAAATTCGCTCGTAAAGAAAACTGGAAGAGCAAATAAGGGGTGTGAAAGAGCTGCGATTAACTCAATGCAGAACCACAGCGGAAATATGCCATTTTAGTGGAAATTAACAACACAAATATTGAAAGGgcttgaaatggaaaaaaaaaaacaaacggtGCGTGTGCATCGCTGTCAGTGTGCTGGACATCATTAATCTGTTAAAGGATATATTAGTCGGAGAACTCGATATCGAATTTAACGTTATCGCGGTGTAACAAATGTATTTGTAACATTCCAAGGTTTAAGTAGAGTGTTCAATACCATGATTATGGAGTGCACACAATATAATTTATTGTGCGTACAACATAATTACCTTGATAAACACCTATAATTTTCGCTTGAACTACTGGGTAAATTGCCCCCCAGATTTCTGGTGGAACTGCTCCGTTTTGTCAGTATCCGTAAGCTTTGAGAAAACGTGCAGAAACGCCCGAAATGAACGGACAGGACGCTGCGTCCATATCCCTATATGGTAATAAGCATAATAAAGCTGTTAGGGCTCGAGCGCCAGGCGCGCGCACTCTAACGGTCAGGCAGAGCCGCCTAGAAACCCTGACAGACCGCCATGATAAGGACTGCCGGCGAAGGTCTTCATTACGTTCGAGTCACACTCTGGAAGTCAGCTAGTTTAGAGAGCTAGCTCAAATTCACCGCGGGAATGAGCTTTTcacatattgtatgttttaCATTCACTGACAGAGTCCACGGATGGGGAATATGGCCTCCACGCCATCCTCATCAACCCCCAAAGCTTCCCTGCCAAGCTGTGGCAGCTTGTGAACGAACCGCGGGTTAGCTCGGTACGCTGGGACTGGTTCGGCTTTGGTGTCTTCATAGACCAGCGGCGATTCGAGGCCGAGCTGCTGTCGCCCATCGGGGGCGCCTTCAAGTCCAGCAGCTTCTCCAGCTTCAACCGGCAGCTCAACCTGTACG
Encoded here:
- the supt4h1 gene encoding transcription elongation factor SPT4 isoform X1 — encoded protein: MRQPLGFSYYCRMALETVPKDLRHLRACLLCSLVKTIDQFEYDGCDNCESYLQMKGNREMVYECTSSSFDGVIAMMSPEDSWVAKWQRISNFKPGVYAVTVTGRLPPGVVRELKSRGVIYKSRDTAVKT
- the supt4h1 gene encoding transcription elongation factor SPT4 isoform X2; its protein translation is MALETVPKDLRHLRACLLCSLVKTIDQFEYDGCDNCESYLQMKGNREMVYECTSSSFDGVIAMMSPEDSWVAKWQRISNFKPGVYAVTVTGRLPPGVVRELKSRGVIYKSRDTAVKT